The DNA segment CTCTGTGCTGCAAAACCGAAACGTTGAACAATGGATATGCTTTTGCGCatgtctttattatttttttgtttttttattacagCACATAAACAACAATATACACTAGCCCAAGTGAAACCGATCTGTTCAACCTTATATTCCCTAAATTCAAAGCAGACAAAACGTAAATTAATAACATAGTGCAGATCAGATCTGTGATCCCCACAAATGCAATTAGAAAATAAGAcagttttatcttttcaaagTTGAAAACTTCTAGTAGTCTATTTGATTAGCTAATATACTTCTATGATAATTATTTCGACCGGGTCGGTCATTTTATTGTATTCATTTTGTaggtaaaaattaatttaacattttcttattattaaattgaacatgatCCCattttaaatgagaataaacACACCATATTCAGTAATAACAATACAATCCGACAATTATGGCACCGATTTAAACTCTTGTTGATTGGCGCCACATGTTGTGTTGGATTTCTAAATCCAACAATAATGTTTCGAGACTTTCCAATTAAATTGTTACTGTTAAGAATTTTTTACGAAAAATCCAATGATAATACTGTGGTTTAAAATCCGACAGTATATTAGAcgtttttttgtaaataataatattaaaaaaatcaaaatttattttatttaatatttattaattattataataattaataaatattaataaaaaaaatttaattatttttggactaatttttttaattatcaaacatTAAAATTTCTAGTAGTGTACAAAATTTACTACCGTAAAAACCGTTTCAATTTCTTAAACTAgattaattgaaattttttataacaagATTCAAGTATATATcaataaataaactaataataatagcaataaaaaaatgttaaaaaattgatatttgttattaatattagttaatattttattctaatattttatttttataccaaTTAGTTATCGTGATAATATACTGAATTTATtgtcaataaattataactcaaatgacacAGTTTCTCTATATACATTTATGAGATTGCGGGTTTaaatctttctatttttttgatatatatatatatatatagaggtCGTAAAAAAACATGAAAGGAAAAAGACAAAGATTTTGGGAATAGATTAATGAGTTGAGGTACTCTATAAATATATGCACACGGAATAGGATCTTTATGGTTGGGATAGATAAACTCACATGAGAGCTAAAGCTGTTGGTTtgttttgagagagagagagagagattaaaAGATGGAATCGAAAGGTGGGAGCAGTAGTGGAAGCACAAGCAAGTGTGGGCGTTGGAATCCGACGGCAGAACAAGTTTCGGTTCTGAGTGAACTGTTCAGGTCTGGTCTGCGCACCCCAACCACTGATCAGATTCAGCGTATCTCCAACCACCTCAGCTTTTACGGCAAGATTGAGAGTAAGAATGTCTTCTATTGGTTTCAGAACCATAAAGCTAGGGACAGACACAACAAGCGCCGCAagctctcttcttcctttcctCATCACTCCAAGCATCTCAATCTTCTTCACTCTCAAAGTAACTACTCTTCTTTTTTCTATCTTCAATATTAATCTCTCGgttcttaaatattttaatttggccTCATCCATCTCTAGATAAGAAtacacaactttattttttaaaatattatttacacacaaaaaaataattattaaatatttgtatataaatatatattatttaatttatttttaatatatttttttattttaatatatacttatacaatatttaatttgatatgaattagattaaaaatttaaatattaagtgTATATATGAAATCTTAAGAGTGATATTAGTCAAATAAGACCACATATGATCtttgtttgaactttgaatattatttattagaaCTATCATTTTCGTGTGATATTCAATCTATTTCCTTCTATTATAATTTGTTAGTGTAACTTTTCGTATATTATGAGCTTAATGAATGTATCTAATTAACTGAAAATTCTctatcaaatattaaaaaaagaaacttGACCGAAACAAACAAAGTAAAAAATGGATCATTATTGAATAGGCTTTGGATCTTGAAGGCCCAATTCTAATTTTGTCTTTTGCAGGTTTAGCTGAGATGTATCAAGTTTCAGAGCCTGAGAATAATAACAGGGTNNNNNNNNNNNNNNNNNNNNNNNNNNNNNNNNNNNNNCTTATGTTGAATCCGAATCAGAGAAGCTGAGAGTGCATGcaaatgatgatgaaaatggtgatcatcatcatcatcatcatcatcaatgcaTGGATCATGATGATGATACTATGTTCTCATACACATTAATGGGAGAACAAATGGAGTATCCTCCATTGGACCTGCGCTTGAGCTTCCTCTAAACTAATTGTAGTAATAATTTTACTATTGTTAATTAACTATAATTAGTgaacttaattattaattagtaggTTTAgtgcattatatatatatacatatggtTATGGAGCGTTGAGCAAAGAtactttaatattaattatcacTATTATAATATGTAGCTACAaaaatttctcttctgcatgCTGATTCAACTTGGTTAAATTTCCTCTAATTGAGAATTAAAACTCGTTTGGATTATTACAATATATTATTAAGACTTGGGATTCTAATATCTCTTGTAGTCATGAGATGTTTTACCTTAGAATACATAAAAGATTATTGGATAACAAATTAAAACGAGTAGTCATACCTCGCCGGGTGTGATTCTATCTTTGAATATGATCATGAACCATATCTAAACAAGTTGGGAATGTTATTCATCgttattatcaaattaattcTGATGTTGGTTTATGTGTTTTAAGGGGAAATAAATATAAGACTTAGATTAATCATGAAGACCAGTGGTCTCATTCATGCTCACATGCAAATGGAGCTAGCAaggtatatatgtatgtatagcTAGATCACGTGTGAAggcaaacaaataaataattaatgagATTATATATTACTTATTATTTGACCATTACTCGTTAACTAGAAAAAAGTGTTGTCCACACATTGTCCATTATTGAAAGAATCACTAACCTTTGGCAATGATGCAAAGTTGCTAACTCGTGGTTTTCggatttatttttatcaaaatagtaatataataggaaaagtataagtagacaataaaaatattaaacaatgtgaataatagatatatcagatatttattttattaggtgtACGGatagttattctaatattaaaatttaggtgaataatttaaaagcgtatatgtttttatttgattggtgatcgttcatattaataaaaaaagtcatTGGTTACTTGAtgccataataataataataataataataataataatagcatTTGGTAATTTGGAAGTACATACAATATATATAACTCTACTTTCAAATTCCATATTTATAACTCAATCATGTTGATAAATCCTATTTAATGCAATGTTTTGCTCAAGTTGTTTGCACATATGACTTGATTACTTGAAGAAGCTATGAATACTGGATTGACAAATCATGATTATTATTTAGGGAAGGAAAGTACGagaaatcaataaaatatttgtacaataaaAGTTTAGAGAATATTAAAGATATAACTATTAGTGTTATATTTTTTCATCAGTTGAAGTTTTTGAgatgagtggtatcataacatggtattagagttctaAATTCAAAAGATGAAGAGTTTGATCCTTAATGAACCTAAATGTATCTcggtacacattgtacaaataaaCCATTGTCTTTCTAACGGAACTCActtacttattattatttaagGATTCCATCACTCGAACACATTATATAAATACAATAACACTTTGGAGACAATAAAAAGTTATTTCAAACAgtttaaaattatcttatttaatatttattaattattattagaataattatataattatatcattttaaatgtatagatatataattatagatcttatgttatgttatataaataattatgaaTGCAGCATATTTTTTGGCATATACACAGCAGAATAATGTAACCGCTATACTAGCTAACTAATAATAAACAGCGGAGGACTCGCATATAGATTACCCAAATTAACGTGTTTTTGTGAGGACAGTTTTTAATAAGGTAATACGtatcctatttaatttatgagcAATGCTaagggccagcaatttttgtgattgttagccatcaattagtcatcaatgatgatttgatggtgtgagattggtatgagatttcatccaatggctcatcttcctctgctggttacatactggccaaaattcaataaaactacTGGCCTCCTagactttttcttaatttatttgagttaaataaattaattaatctgA comes from the Arachis duranensis cultivar V14167 chromosome 7, aradu.V14167.gnm2.J7QH, whole genome shotgun sequence genome and includes:
- the LOC107457681 gene encoding WUSCHEL-related homeobox 5 (The sequence of the model RefSeq protein was modified relative to this genomic sequence to represent the inferred CDS: added 32 bases not found in genome assembly), which translates into the protein MESKGGSSSGSTSKCGRWNPTAEQVSVLSELFRSGLRTPTTDQIQRISNHLSFYGKIESKNVFYWFQNHKARDRHNKRRKLSSSFPHHSKHLNLLHSQSLAEMYQVSEPENNNRVIETLQLFPLNSYVESESEKLRVHANDDENGDHHHHHHHQCMDHDDDTMFSYTLMGEQMEYPPLDLRLSFL